The proteins below come from a single Arthrobacter sp. B1I2 genomic window:
- the rsmI gene encoding 16S rRNA (cytidine(1402)-2'-O)-methyltransferase, which translates to MDPNPSPLSEPGPSTAGRIVLAATPIGNTGDASARLVELLGTADIVAAEDTRRLHRLVQSLGVAVAGRVISYHEHNEATRTAELLDQVRAGSTLLMVTDAGMPAVSDPGFRLVEGAIAAGLPVTAVPGPSAVLTALALSGLPTDRFCFEGFLPRKAGERASRLADLAGERRTMVFFEAPHRLEVMLRALRERFGPDRPIAVCRELTKTYEEVIRGTVGELLQWAEDTEVRGEIAVVLGGAPEQAAGTPEDHVAAVNELVAQGIRLKEAVAAVAEDVRVSKRELYSAVLAARQPGA; encoded by the coding sequence GTGGATCCGAACCCCAGCCCCCTTTCCGAGCCCGGCCCTTCGACCGCGGGCAGGATCGTCCTTGCCGCCACTCCCATTGGGAACACCGGCGACGCCTCCGCCCGGCTCGTTGAACTGCTGGGTACGGCGGACATCGTGGCCGCCGAAGATACCCGGCGCCTCCACCGCCTGGTCCAAAGCCTCGGCGTTGCCGTGGCCGGCCGCGTCATCAGCTACCACGAGCACAATGAAGCCACCAGGACAGCTGAACTCCTTGACCAGGTGCGTGCGGGCAGCACGCTTCTCATGGTCACGGACGCCGGGATGCCGGCGGTATCGGACCCCGGTTTCCGGCTGGTGGAGGGCGCCATCGCGGCGGGACTGCCCGTCACCGCGGTCCCCGGACCCTCCGCGGTCCTCACGGCACTGGCTCTGTCCGGCCTGCCCACGGACCGGTTCTGCTTCGAGGGATTCCTTCCCCGCAAAGCCGGCGAAAGGGCCTCCCGCCTCGCGGACCTTGCCGGGGAGCGGCGCACCATGGTGTTTTTCGAGGCCCCCCACCGGCTGGAGGTCATGCTGCGTGCGCTGCGCGAGAGGTTCGGCCCGGACCGCCCCATCGCAGTATGCCGGGAACTGACCAAGACGTACGAGGAAGTCATCCGCGGCACTGTGGGCGAACTGCTCCAGTGGGCCGAGGACACGGAGGTCCGCGGCGAGATCGCCGTGGTGCTCGGCGGCGCCCCTGAGCAGGCAGCAGGCACTCCGGAGGACCACGTGGCGGCCGTCAATGAACTGGTGGCCCAGGGCATCCGGTTGAAGGAGGCCGTGGCCGCCGTAGCCGAAGATGTCCGGGTCAGCAAGCGGGAACTCTACTCGGCGGTCCTGGCAGCGCGGCAGCCGGGAGCCTGA
- a CDS encoding dolichyl-phosphate-mannose--protein mannosyltransferase, translating into MGLVTQTSTRPSGPGKPNSAGSPAGAGATGTEPGGKAARPWISRPDDAFTGEALRARLVGAGTSWRDHPPSLRLWFVLVPVLTAVTGGLLRFIRLEVPHNLVFDETYYVKDAYSYLVSGYERSWPDKANDSFNAGNPDVLLNTPEYVVHPPVGKWMIAAGMWLFGPENPFGWRFAAALTGTLTVLLVSLIALKLFRSLPLAGAAGLLLAVDGHHVVMSRTSLLDIFLTFWILAAFGALLMDRDDGRRRLAARLAHAAAANGGQPPAGALLSGPWLGVRWWRVAAGVCMGLAVGTKWSGLFFLAGFGLLTVLWDLNARRVAGIRGWISGGVIRDGIPAFTAMVPVAGLVYAATWTGWFLSDNAYFRHWAESNPSAEWGWLPNSVRSLAHYHLEAYKFHQGLSSEHPYQASAWSWLVMGRPTSFFYESPPQGTPGCDVEKCTSAILSVGNPLIWWAAAISLVVLLFWWVGRRDWRAGAVLAGVGAGYLPWFMYPERTMFYFYAVSFEPFLVLALVYCLGLVLGRAPDPPWRRRSGLYLVVLFLAAVLLLSAFFYPIWTAEVIPYVDWKVRMWMPSWI; encoded by the coding sequence ATGGGGCTCGTGACGCAGACCTCGACGCGGCCCTCGGGGCCCGGGAAACCCAACTCGGCTGGTTCCCCCGCCGGAGCCGGGGCAACCGGGACGGAGCCCGGCGGGAAGGCCGCCCGGCCCTGGATCAGCCGGCCGGATGACGCGTTCACAGGCGAGGCACTGCGGGCCAGGCTCGTCGGCGCCGGCACTTCCTGGCGGGACCATCCGCCGTCGCTTCGGCTCTGGTTTGTCCTTGTTCCGGTCCTGACGGCGGTGACCGGCGGGCTCCTCCGGTTCATCCGCCTCGAGGTGCCGCACAACCTGGTGTTCGACGAGACTTACTACGTCAAGGACGCCTATTCCTACCTGGTCAGCGGCTACGAACGCAGCTGGCCGGACAAGGCAAATGATTCCTTCAACGCCGGCAATCCGGACGTCCTGCTGAACACACCCGAATATGTGGTCCACCCGCCGGTGGGCAAGTGGATGATTGCCGCCGGCATGTGGCTGTTCGGGCCGGAGAACCCCTTTGGCTGGCGCTTCGCCGCCGCCCTCACCGGGACGCTCACGGTGCTGCTGGTCTCCCTGATCGCCCTGAAACTGTTCCGCTCGCTTCCGCTCGCGGGCGCCGCGGGGCTGCTCCTCGCCGTCGACGGCCACCATGTGGTGATGTCCCGGACGTCATTGCTGGACATTTTCCTCACGTTCTGGATCCTTGCCGCTTTCGGCGCCCTTCTGATGGACCGCGACGACGGACGCCGGCGCCTGGCCGCACGGCTGGCCCATGCCGCTGCCGCGAACGGCGGACAGCCTCCGGCCGGGGCGCTGCTGTCCGGGCCGTGGCTGGGCGTGCGCTGGTGGCGGGTGGCCGCCGGGGTCTGCATGGGCCTGGCCGTGGGCACCAAGTGGTCCGGGCTGTTCTTCCTTGCCGGGTTTGGCCTCCTCACCGTGCTGTGGGACCTGAACGCGCGGAGGGTGGCGGGTATCCGCGGCTGGATCAGCGGCGGCGTGATCCGGGACGGAATTCCCGCATTCACCGCCATGGTCCCAGTGGCTGGACTCGTCTATGCCGCCACCTGGACCGGCTGGTTCCTGTCGGACAATGCCTACTTCCGCCACTGGGCCGAAAGCAACCCGTCAGCAGAATGGGGCTGGCTGCCCAACTCCGTCCGGTCCCTTGCCCACTACCACCTGGAAGCGTACAAATTCCATCAGGGCCTGAGCTCCGAGCACCCTTACCAGGCCAGCGCCTGGAGCTGGCTGGTGATGGGACGGCCCACCTCGTTCTTCTATGAATCCCCGCCCCAGGGCACCCCCGGCTGCGACGTGGAAAAGTGCACCTCCGCCATCCTGTCGGTCGGAAACCCGCTGATCTGGTGGGCTGCAGCCATCTCGCTGGTGGTCCTGCTGTTCTGGTGGGTGGGACGCCGGGACTGGCGCGCCGGGGCCGTGCTGGCCGGCGTAGGCGCGGGCTACCTGCCGTGGTTCATGTACCCGGAACGGACCATGTTCTACTTCTACGCGGTGTCCTTTGAGCCGTTCCTGGTCCTGGCGCTGGTGTACTGCCTCGGGCTGGTCCTGGGCAGGGCCCCGGACCCGCCCTGGCGCCGGCGCTCCGGGCTGTACCTGGTGGTCCTGTTCCTTGCCGCGGTGCTCCTGCTGTCGGCGTTTTTCTACCCGATCTGGACCGCCGAGGTCATCCCCTACGTCGACTGGAAAGTCCGGATGTGGATGCCGTCCTGGATCTAG
- a CDS encoding AMP-dependent synthetase/ligase — protein sequence MREASTELLVELDANSNVTDLLLEQHAANPARALYRRKGPNGWVDVPAQKFLRDVSALAKGLIAGGLEPGDTVAVMSRTSYEWTLVDFAIWFAGGVTVPIYETSSASQVEWIIKDAGVRRVFAGDRATVQLVSGVVAGSAELSDRLVNVVRMDYDGEAPDLASLAAAGTGVSDAELERQRSRAGLADLASLVYTSGTTGKPKGCEITHGNFALVAKNIVAFLPEILQKDQARTLMFLPLAHVLARAVQVVCLTAGATLGHTPGAAQLLEDLGTFRPTFLLVVPRIFEKVRATAAHKAAVAGKGRLFKAATVAAIEYSREQDRQNRGEGQGPGLFSRVRHGMYDRLVYPRLRQAMGGHVGYTVSGASPLAPEDAHFFRGVGIPVLEGYGLTETTAPCTANTPSRTKVGTVGIPIPGTTIRVAEDGEILVKGIGVFRGYHANPAADAEAFVDGFFRTGDLGALDKDGFLTVTGRKKDLLVTAGGKNVAPGPLEEKIRAHQLVGHAVVVGDGRPFVSALLTLDPEGVANWRSERGLPPLPLREAAGDPDVLAALQEAVDLANQTVSKAESVRTFRLLDAEFSVESGHLTPSLKLKRSAVVQEFQAEIAGIYA from the coding sequence GTGAGAGAAGCGAGCACGGAACTGCTGGTTGAGCTTGACGCCAACAGCAACGTGACTGACCTGCTGCTGGAGCAGCACGCAGCCAACCCCGCCCGCGCCCTGTACCGGCGGAAGGGCCCCAACGGATGGGTGGATGTTCCCGCGCAGAAATTCCTCCGGGACGTCAGTGCCCTGGCCAAAGGGCTCATTGCCGGTGGCCTGGAACCTGGCGACACCGTGGCCGTGATGTCCCGCACCTCGTACGAATGGACGCTGGTGGACTTCGCCATCTGGTTCGCCGGCGGCGTCACGGTGCCGATCTACGAAACTTCCTCCGCAAGCCAGGTGGAGTGGATCATCAAGGATGCGGGGGTCCGCCGTGTCTTCGCCGGTGACCGCGCCACCGTGCAGCTGGTCAGCGGAGTCGTGGCCGGTTCCGCCGAGCTCAGCGACCGCCTGGTCAACGTGGTCCGGATGGACTACGACGGCGAGGCCCCCGACCTTGCCAGCCTCGCCGCTGCAGGCACCGGCGTCAGTGATGCCGAACTGGAGCGCCAACGCAGCCGGGCGGGGTTGGCCGACCTCGCCTCGCTGGTGTACACCTCGGGCACCACGGGCAAGCCCAAAGGCTGCGAGATCACGCACGGAAATTTTGCCCTCGTGGCCAAGAACATCGTTGCGTTCCTGCCGGAAATCCTGCAGAAGGACCAGGCCCGCACCCTGATGTTCCTGCCGCTGGCCCACGTGCTGGCCCGGGCCGTCCAAGTGGTGTGCCTTACCGCGGGGGCAACCCTGGGGCATACCCCGGGTGCCGCCCAACTGCTCGAAGACCTCGGGACGTTCCGCCCCACCTTCCTCCTGGTGGTCCCGCGAATCTTCGAAAAAGTCCGGGCAACGGCCGCCCACAAGGCAGCTGTGGCAGGCAAGGGCAGGCTCTTCAAGGCAGCAACGGTTGCCGCCATCGAGTATTCACGGGAGCAGGACCGGCAAAACCGGGGCGAGGGCCAGGGCCCCGGCCTGTTCAGCCGGGTCCGGCACGGGATGTATGACCGGCTGGTCTATCCGCGGCTGCGCCAGGCGATGGGTGGCCACGTCGGGTACACCGTGTCCGGCGCCAGTCCCCTGGCTCCGGAGGACGCCCACTTCTTCCGGGGTGTGGGCATTCCTGTCCTGGAGGGGTACGGGCTGACCGAGACCACGGCGCCGTGCACGGCCAACACCCCTTCCCGCACCAAGGTGGGAACGGTGGGCATTCCCATCCCGGGCACCACCATCCGTGTGGCCGAAGACGGCGAGATCCTGGTGAAGGGAATCGGCGTCTTCAGGGGCTACCACGCCAACCCGGCCGCGGACGCCGAAGCCTTTGTGGATGGCTTCTTCCGCACGGGCGACCTTGGCGCGCTGGACAAGGACGGCTTCCTCACCGTCACCGGACGGAAAAAGGACCTCCTGGTCACGGCCGGAGGCAAAAACGTGGCACCCGGGCCCCTGGAGGAAAAAATCCGCGCCCATCAACTGGTGGGACATGCGGTGGTGGTGGGCGACGGCAGGCCCTTCGTGTCAGCCCTGCTGACCCTTGACCCGGAGGGCGTTGCCAACTGGCGGTCGGAGCGCGGCCTGCCTCCGCTCCCCCTTCGCGAAGCCGCCGGCGATCCCGACGTTCTGGCAGCCCTCCAGGAGGCAGTGGACCTGGCCAACCAGACGGTGTCCAAGGCCGAATCGGTGCGCACTTTCCGGCTGCTGGACGCCGAGTTCAGCGTGGAGTCCGGGCACCTGACACCGTCGCTGAAACTGAAGCGTTCCGCCGTGGTTCAGGAGTTCCAGGCGGAGATCGCCGGGATCTACGCCTGA
- a CDS encoding TIGR01906 family membrane protein — protein MNDETPARAKNAAPQPEPFLDMSGDSDEPAFSWLTPAGKHKPGADQPGGEKPGADKPGADKPGGERIGWNEAAGGTKTAQPGSRADRKAAEAAVGSSGAGSSAAGAGATRTSAEETPSAGSSAAGPGSSAGSPVFKEPLPTSALHVRPPEEEVERRNAQRESAANAKPVAPRVMQVLLAIIYPVILLILAVRAVTSPLFLWVEYNRPGFPGDGYGFSTDDRMTYGSYAVDYLSNWAGPRYLGDLVHRGGDKLFKEGEVSHMADVKVVILSTFGAGALLLLLALIAILYLRRRSTGGVRRGLFAGSIITLALILGLGTLAALGWQQFFTEFHRIFFADGSWTFSLDDALIRLFPSQFWIDAGIAIAALVLLTSVVTLVLTWPTRRRRGIAQQEKPDAEQEKADQA, from the coding sequence GTGAATGACGAAACACCGGCCCGCGCCAAAAACGCCGCGCCGCAGCCGGAACCTTTCCTGGACATGTCCGGGGATTCCGACGAGCCCGCGTTCTCCTGGCTGACGCCCGCTGGAAAGCACAAGCCCGGCGCGGACCAGCCCGGCGGGGAGAAGCCCGGAGCGGACAAGCCCGGCGCGGACAAGCCCGGCGGGGAAAGAATCGGCTGGAACGAGGCAGCGGGCGGGACCAAAACCGCCCAACCCGGAAGCCGGGCCGACCGCAAGGCGGCGGAAGCCGCCGTCGGATCGTCCGGCGCCGGATCCTCCGCGGCCGGCGCGGGCGCCACACGGACTTCCGCGGAGGAAACTCCCAGTGCCGGTTCCTCCGCTGCCGGGCCCGGCAGCAGCGCCGGTTCGCCGGTCTTCAAGGAACCCCTTCCCACCTCTGCGCTGCACGTCCGTCCCCCCGAGGAGGAAGTGGAGCGCCGCAACGCCCAGCGCGAAAGCGCAGCCAACGCCAAACCCGTGGCGCCGCGTGTCATGCAGGTCCTGCTGGCCATCATTTACCCGGTGATCCTGCTGATCCTGGCCGTCCGGGCTGTGACCAGCCCGCTGTTCCTCTGGGTGGAGTACAACCGTCCCGGTTTCCCCGGCGACGGATACGGCTTCAGCACCGACGACAGGATGACCTACGGCTCCTACGCCGTGGACTACCTCAGCAACTGGGCCGGCCCGCGCTACTTGGGGGACCTGGTGCACCGTGGCGGCGACAAGCTCTTCAAGGAAGGCGAAGTCAGCCACATGGCGGACGTCAAGGTGGTCATCCTGTCCACCTTCGGTGCCGGTGCGCTTCTGCTCCTCCTTGCGCTGATCGCCATCCTGTACCTGCGCAGGCGGAGCACCGGCGGGGTCCGGCGCGGCCTCTTCGCCGGCTCCATCATCACGCTTGCCCTGATCCTGGGCCTCGGCACGCTGGCCGCGCTGGGGTGGCAGCAGTTCTTCACCGAATTCCACCGGATCTTCTTCGCTGACGGATCCTGGACTTTCAGCCTGGATGACGCCCTGATCCGGCTGTTCCCCAGCCAGTTCTGGATCGATGCCGGCATCGCCATCGCCGCCCTGGTGCTTCTGACGTCCGTCGTGACGCTGGTGCTCACCTGGCCCACGCGCCGCCGCCGAGGTATTGCGCAGCAGGAAAAGCCGGACGCGGAGCAGGAAAAGGCGGATCAGGCGTAG
- a CDS encoding stage II sporulation protein M, translated as MDMDAFAAVNADKWARLQELAGKGRLTGAEADELLALYQSTSGHLSLVRSVAPESGLSASLSATLALARTRFTGARSNALADLARFFVIALPAALYRLTWLTLACGTAFVLIAAAYAAWIGTSPDALRAVASEAAAAQYVNEDFINYYSENPAASFAGAVWTNNAWISAQAVALGITGVWVPMILFSNAQGVGIAAGIFASAGKSDVFFSYILPHGLMELTAVFVASAAGLRIFWALVSPGPRTRGRAVAAEGRSLITVALGLVVVLFVSGLVEGFVTPSPLPAWARIGIGAAVLAAYWIYVLVWGRRAYLAGERGDVRREDAGYTEIAA; from the coding sequence GTGGACATGGATGCCTTCGCCGCCGTCAACGCGGACAAGTGGGCTCGCCTGCAGGAGCTTGCCGGCAAAGGCAGGCTCACGGGTGCCGAGGCCGACGAATTGCTGGCGCTGTACCAGTCCACGTCCGGCCACTTGTCGCTGGTCCGCTCGGTGGCTCCGGAAAGCGGCCTCTCCGCCTCCCTCTCCGCCACGCTGGCCCTGGCCCGGACGCGCTTTACCGGCGCCCGCTCAAACGCGCTGGCGGACCTGGCCAGGTTCTTCGTGATAGCCCTGCCGGCAGCCCTGTACCGGCTGACCTGGCTGACCCTGGCATGCGGTACGGCTTTCGTGCTCATCGCTGCGGCATACGCCGCCTGGATCGGGACGTCCCCCGACGCACTTCGGGCCGTCGCTTCCGAAGCCGCGGCCGCCCAGTACGTGAATGAGGACTTTATCAACTACTACTCCGAGAACCCTGCAGCGTCCTTTGCCGGTGCAGTGTGGACCAACAACGCCTGGATCAGCGCGCAGGCCGTGGCGCTGGGGATCACCGGGGTCTGGGTTCCGATGATCCTGTTCAGCAATGCCCAGGGAGTGGGCATCGCCGCCGGCATCTTCGCGTCCGCCGGCAAATCCGACGTCTTCTTCAGCTACATCCTGCCGCACGGGCTGATGGAGCTCACCGCCGTCTTTGTTGCCTCCGCCGCGGGCCTGCGGATTTTCTGGGCATTGGTCTCACCGGGGCCACGGACGCGGGGCCGAGCGGTGGCGGCGGAAGGCCGCTCGCTGATCACGGTGGCACTGGGGCTCGTTGTGGTGCTGTTCGTCTCGGGCCTGGTGGAAGGGTTCGTCACCCCCAGTCCGCTGCCGGCCTGGGCCAGGATCGGCATTGGGGCGGCGGTTCTGGCCGCGTACTGGATTTACGTACTGGTGTGGGGCAGGCGGGCTTACCTTGCCGGGGAGCGCGGGGACGTCCGCCGCGAAGATGCCGGCTACACCGAAATCGCTGCCTGA
- a CDS encoding RDD family protein — MSPIITGEAVVLELRPASFAARALGLVIDVVVQVVLLVLIMIGLSAAGADLDEAATRALGLAAVVFCLVVVPVGVETLTRGRSLGKAATGLRVLREDGGAIRFRHAVIRGLTGFLEIYLTFGGLALAVALFNDKSRRLGDLLAGTYAVRSRVPAEEAIRVSVPPHLQWWAAAADIGRIPDATARRAAQFIRQAGRMAPLSRAGMAEAIAAELSAHVAPPPPPGTGPDDYLAAVVAERRNREFTRLSQSRRRNTETGQRLQRLPFGN, encoded by the coding sequence GTGAGTCCGATAATCACCGGCGAGGCAGTAGTCCTCGAACTCCGGCCCGCGAGCTTCGCAGCCCGGGCCCTGGGCCTGGTCATCGACGTCGTCGTCCAGGTGGTCCTTCTCGTGCTGATCATGATTGGCCTGTCGGCCGCCGGTGCGGACCTCGATGAGGCAGCAACCCGGGCCCTTGGCCTGGCCGCCGTCGTCTTCTGCCTGGTGGTGGTGCCGGTAGGCGTGGAGACACTGACCCGGGGCCGGTCGCTCGGCAAGGCGGCCACGGGCCTGAGGGTGCTCCGCGAGGACGGCGGCGCCATCCGGTTCCGGCACGCAGTGATCCGCGGACTCACCGGGTTCCTGGAGATCTATCTGACATTCGGCGGGCTTGCCCTTGCCGTGGCGCTCTTCAACGACAAGTCCAGGCGGCTCGGCGACCTGCTCGCCGGAACCTACGCTGTACGCAGCCGGGTTCCTGCCGAAGAGGCCATCCGGGTTTCTGTCCCGCCCCACCTGCAGTGGTGGGCCGCGGCGGCGGACATCGGACGCATCCCCGACGCCACGGCCCGCAGGGCTGCCCAGTTCATCCGACAGGCCGGCCGGATGGCCCCGCTGTCCAGGGCAGGCATGGCGGAGGCAATCGCCGCGGAACTGTCCGCCCACGTCGCCCCGCCCCCGCCGCCGGGGACGGGGCCCGATGACTACCTTGCCGCCGTCGTAGCTGAACGGCGGAACCGGGAATTCACCAGGCTGTCGCAGTCACGCAGGCGGAACACCGAAACGGGGCAACGGCTGCAGCGGCTGCCGTTCGGCAACTGA
- a CDS encoding L,D-transpeptidase yields the protein MDPDVKPRRRGTAKKILAVAAVCVLAAVGGVFAAVAPGLAGGPLESEAGSALRTSPGIASPVVPPVTFDPAPANGAKQVNPAAPVSLKVGNGTIQRVTLASTAGKTIDGSIDASGTAWSATGPLEFNTEYSYTYVVKDSAGRETSTTQSFDTVSSSHEADAAVYPLNGMKVGVGQPLQIIFSEPVTNRAAVEKAIKISTTAGQTGAFHWYSDTMVRYRPENFWAANSTVTMDMQLFGVDLGNGQIANVNKKVNVSIGDKKVAVADATAHTFTLSVNDQPVKTLPVSMGDKRFPSAKGYGVLMEKNRFDHFRAASIGLKPDDPAYYGEVDVEYTIRLTLSGAYIHQALESAYPFIGNANVSHGCIGFLPDGAAWVFDNMGTGDVVQIINTEGDYAANTDGFGDWNIPWGEYDN from the coding sequence ATGGACCCTGATGTAAAGCCCCGTCGCCGGGGGACTGCCAAGAAAATCCTTGCCGTGGCTGCCGTCTGTGTCCTGGCTGCCGTAGGCGGGGTTTTCGCCGCCGTCGCACCGGGCCTCGCAGGCGGACCCCTTGAATCCGAAGCAGGCTCCGCACTGCGGACCTCGCCAGGCATCGCTTCCCCCGTTGTGCCGCCGGTGACTTTTGACCCGGCACCCGCGAACGGTGCCAAGCAGGTGAACCCCGCTGCTCCGGTGTCCCTGAAAGTGGGCAACGGAACCATCCAGCGTGTCACCCTCGCCAGCACGGCGGGGAAGACCATCGACGGCAGCATCGACGCCAGCGGGACGGCGTGGTCCGCCACCGGGCCGCTGGAATTCAACACCGAGTACAGCTACACCTACGTGGTCAAGGATTCTGCAGGACGCGAGACCAGCACAACGCAGTCCTTCGACACGGTGTCGAGTTCACACGAGGCCGACGCCGCCGTTTACCCGCTCAACGGCATGAAGGTTGGCGTGGGACAGCCCCTGCAGATCATCTTCAGCGAGCCCGTGACAAACCGGGCCGCTGTGGAAAAGGCCATCAAGATCAGCACCACGGCAGGACAAACCGGAGCGTTCCACTGGTACAGCGACACCATGGTCCGGTACCGCCCGGAGAACTTCTGGGCAGCGAACTCCACCGTCACCATGGACATGCAGCTCTTCGGCGTTGACCTGGGCAACGGCCAGATCGCAAACGTCAACAAGAAGGTGAACGTCTCCATCGGAGACAAGAAGGTGGCCGTTGCCGACGCCACTGCCCACACCTTCACGCTCAGTGTCAACGACCAGCCCGTCAAGACCCTGCCCGTCAGCATGGGGGATAAGCGCTTCCCCTCTGCAAAGGGATACGGGGTGCTGATGGAGAAGAACCGGTTCGACCACTTTAGGGCGGCAAGCATCGGCCTGAAGCCGGATGACCCCGCCTACTACGGTGAGGTTGACGTCGAATACACCATCCGCCTTACCCTGAGCGGGGCCTACATCCACCAGGCACTTGAGTCGGCCTATCCGTTCATCGGGAACGCCAACGTGTCCCACGGCTGCATCGGTTTCCTGCCCGACGGGGCGGCATGGGTTTTCGACAACATGGGAACAGGCGACGTGGTCCAGATCATCAACACCGAGGGCGACTATGCGGCGAACACGGACGGGTTCGGCGACTGGAACATCCCGTGGGGCGAGTACGACAACTAG
- a CDS encoding Trm112 family protein, with the protein MPKISPELLSVLRCPVTGSPLVQEGEELVATEAGNTGIRNRYAIEDGIPLLLPPELLAAAAAAGSDQHDPAAAGH; encoded by the coding sequence ATGCCAAAGATCAGTCCCGAGCTGTTGTCCGTCCTGCGTTGCCCCGTGACCGGCTCGCCGCTGGTCCAGGAGGGGGAAGAGCTGGTGGCCACCGAGGCCGGGAATACGGGCATCAGGAACCGGTACGCCATCGAGGACGGGATCCCCCTGCTGCTGCCTCCGGAACTGCTTGCTGCAGCAGCCGCGGCCGGTTCGGACCAGCATGATCCGGCCGCGGCAGGGCACTAG
- a CDS encoding DUF3499 domain-containing protein, producing MGAIRQCSRSACRQSAVATLTYVYADSTAVLGPLATYAEPHCYDLCEQHAGSLTVPRGWEVLRLAMPSTPQQPGPDDLLALANAVRDAAALPPESQAPAQRAPHSALEAPAGIEGARRGHLRVLREPS from the coding sequence GTGGGAGCTATCCGTCAGTGTTCAAGGTCTGCCTGCCGCCAGTCGGCGGTAGCCACCCTGACGTACGTGTATGCAGACTCCACCGCAGTCCTGGGGCCGCTGGCCACCTACGCGGAACCGCACTGCTACGACCTCTGCGAGCAGCATGCTGGTTCCTTGACGGTTCCCCGCGGCTGGGAGGTGCTGCGCCTGGCCATGCCGTCCACTCCCCAGCAGCCGGGGCCCGATGACCTGCTGGCACTGGCCAATGCCGTGCGCGATGCCGCCGCCCTTCCGCCGGAGTCGCAGGCGCCCGCCCAGCGCGCCCCGCACTCCGCCCTTGAAGCTCCGGCAGGCATCGAAGGCGCACGTCGGGGACACCTGCGGGTCCTTCGGGAACCTTCCTGA
- a CDS encoding metallopeptidase family protein, with the protein MQSSNHESSFSVRLAGPDAPAATGMETAGRNFFRRRRNRHGRGLRGEVMLPTHPGYRTRADRFDDMVLDSAQRLHDIWGKTLDGVRFGVDEIPPDLEQLAANASTAPMGSYTPAAGEDGPMITVYRRVVEQACSSVDELQDLVHDVVVEHTAEMLGVAPETLDPVYRRRY; encoded by the coding sequence ATGCAGTCATCGAACCATGAATCAAGTTTTTCGGTCCGGTTGGCTGGCCCGGATGCCCCCGCGGCAACGGGCATGGAGACCGCCGGCAGGAACTTCTTCAGGCGGCGCCGGAACCGCCACGGGCGAGGCCTTCGTGGCGAAGTAATGCTGCCCACGCACCCCGGCTACCGGACCCGCGCCGACCGCTTCGACGACATGGTGCTGGACTCGGCCCAGCGGCTGCACGACATCTGGGGCAAAACCCTGGACGGCGTACGGTTTGGCGTGGACGAAATCCCGCCGGACCTCGAGCAGCTGGCCGCCAATGCATCCACGGCGCCCATGGGCTCCTACACCCCCGCCGCCGGAGAGGACGGGCCGATGATCACGGTGTACCGGCGGGTTGTGGAGCAGGCATGCTCCAGCGTGGACGAGCTCCAGGACCTGGTCCACGATGTGGTGGTGGAACACACCGCGGAAATGCTCGGCGTGGCGCCGGAGACTCTGGATCCCGTCTACCGCCGCCGCTACTGA